The genomic window GCCCCTCGAAAACAGAGGATCCCCCGTTCGACAAGCGGAAGATCGGCCCCGGTGTCGGGATGCCGGATCCGCAAGCTGATGCCGGGAGCCATTCGGCCGACCGTTCCCGGCCGGTTCCGCCCGCTATAGGCGGCGGTACCTGTTGGGTAACGAAGATCCATGAGGTTCGTCGAAATCACCGGAGAGGCTTCGGTCAGGCCATAGCCCTCGCAGACCGGGGTGCCAAACTTCGCTTGGAAGTCCGCCGCCAACGCTTGCGGAAGCTTTTCGGAGCCGACGATGACCAGGCGCAGGCTGCGCAGCTGATCGGGTGCCGCCTTTCGCAAGAGCGTTCGCAAGAAGGTGGGGGCCGTAATGAGAAGGTCGACCTGGTGAGCGTCGATCAACTGGGCGAGCTTGTCCGCCTCCGTCGGAGTTACGTAGGTGACCGCGTGCGGGCCGCCCATGAGTGGCCACCAGAGCGTGGCGGTGGCTCCGAAGCTATGAAAGACCGGTAGGCAGGCCAACAATCGCTCGATCCGGATCTGACCCAGGATCGCTTCGATCTGGCTCACGTTGGCCAAGAGATTTCGGTGCGAAAGGGCAACCCCCTTGGGATCGCCGGCCGTGCCGCTCGTAAAGAGAAGGGTGGCCTCCCGGTCCCCTCCGCGCGTGGGAATGTCTGCCATGCGAATGGCCAGCCTGGCCGGAGCATAAGCCGAGACCAGGAGGTCGCGGAGGAAGGAGAGGCGGGAAAAGCCGCTCAGAAGGCTTCGCAGGTCGACCGTCCGATCGGTCCAGGGAAAATCGGCCAGCTTTGCGCGGATGGCCTCCGCTGTGAGGATCGTCCGGAGGCCGGAATTGCGGATGGCCACGGCGTTCATCGTTCGTCCGGCCGTGAAGTTGAGGTTGACCGGGGTCTTCCCCGCCAGGAGGCAGGCAAGATTGGCGACCGCAGCGCCGATTCCATGAGGGAGAACAAGCCCGACGCGCGGCTCGGGCACAGCGCGGCGCAGCCACCGGGCGAGCCGGACACTGGCGCCGAGCAGCTTCCCTCCGGTCAGAGTTCGTCCTTCTTGGAAACCATCCGTGAGGATGACCTTGGATCGTGCTTGGCGCAGAGCCAGGAAACAGGCCAATCCGAGGCTTTCCTCGATTTCTGGCCTTGCGGAAAGCGCCCGCTCGCCCAAATCGAACCAGCTCTTGAGAAGCCAATCGAGAGAAGGGGTCGGGGAGGGACAGGGGGGACCGAGATAGACAAGGAAAGACTCCTTCCCTTTCCCCCCGCCGAGAGACCAGCGGCGCAGGAGGCGAACCCAGAGGAGGTCGACCCATGCGGGGCAGACCGGCCCTTGGTAGTCCTCGAATACCTTCTGGAAGATCGGGCTTGGGGGTTGGACCGTCTGGTCAGAGTCCGACCGGATGCCCTCCGCGAGGGCAACCGCGTCACCGGATCGGGTTCGCTCGCGGATCATCCGCGCGATCGCGGGAGCTTCCTCCTCCGTAAACACGCTCGCCCCGCTCCGCCGCAGGCTCCTGACCTCCTCCGCCGAAAGCCCAACCGCCGGTACAGCCAGGAGGAGAGGCCGGGGAAAGTCAACGGCCAAAGAGAGAAGAGACTCGAGCGAGGTGCCGGCGACGGCCAAGAGACAGCCGGTCGAAGGGAGCCATTCTTTTCCGAGCCAGCGGGAAGTCGACATCCGAAAGGAAAGAAACTGCGCTAGAACGCGGCTAATGGCAACTGCTTTGCAGGGGCGTTCCCAGAGAAGAGGGACCGATCCTTTCCCTCAGAAGGTTTCAACCGGGGAGCGTTTGGCGTCATTGAGCGTGGGAAGGCTTGCCCTTTCGGGCGAAAGGGCATCCGCCCGTAGCCGTCCCACCTGGATGTCGACGTGGACGAACTGTTCGAACGAAAAGGGGAGGGGATCGGCGAGCCGTTCGCGCAGGGCCTCAATCCGTCCTTCGGCCGGGGCTCGGATGGAGTCGGGCAATCGACTCAAGCGTTCGGCGACTTCCCATCCGAGTTGTGGTCGATGGCAGACGAGCAAGAGATCGTTGCCGGCACGAAGCGCGAGCTCGGCGGCATCCGGAAGAGCATGCTGATTGGCGATGGCTCCCATATCGAGGTCGTCGGTGACGATCAGGCCCGAATAGCGCCACCGCTGCCGAAGAACGCCGTCGACGACCGCCGGGGAGAGAGAGCTGGGCGCTCCGGAAGGATCCAGAGACGGACAGCGGACATGTCCGACCATGAGGGAGTCGCAAGCGGGAAGCAGCTCGCGAAACGGCTTCCACTCTTCCGACTCGAGTTGAAGCAGCGTCCGATCGAGGATGGGGAGGGTTTCGTGAGGATCGACCTGCACGAAGGTGTACCCGGGGAAGTGCTTGCCGCAGGAGAGAACCCCTTCGGCGTGCATGCCCTCTACAAAGGCGGCAGCGAATCGAGCGACTTCGTCCGGAGTCCGGCCATAGCACCGGTTCCGGAGGGAGTTGTCGGCCTCGTCGTCGATGCCGAGATCCAGCACGGGAGCGAGATTCCAGTTGAGGCCGAAGAGCCGAAGGAGCTGGCCGGTGAGCGTTCCATGGCGTTGGATGAGGGAGAGATCCCCGCGCTCACGCAGGTCGCGGGCGCTCGGCGGCTCGATTCCAATCTGCCGGAGGCGGGAGACGCGGCCGCCTTCCTGGTCCATGGCGAGGAAGGGGCGGAAGGGCAGAAGCCCGCGCAGCTCGTCGACGAGGGCACGGAACTGCTCCGGCGAGCGGATGTTCCGGCTAAAAAAAATAAATCCCGATGGGTGAATGGCCTGCACGAGCTCCCGCGTGGCCGAGTCGACTTCTGTCCCGGGAATCCCCAGGATCAGAAACCTCCCGCCGTCGATGAACGAATCAGACATGGGCTTCTTACCTCCGTTGGGAAACATTGTCCTTCGGCATCGGGAGCGATAGGTTGACGGGTGCGCCG from Methylacidimicrobium sp. B4 includes these protein-coding regions:
- a CDS encoding AMP-binding protein produces the protein MSTSRWLGKEWLPSTGCLLAVAGTSLESLLSLAVDFPRPLLLAVPAVGLSAEEVRSLRRSGASVFTEEEAPAIARMIRERTRSGDAVALAEGIRSDSDQTVQPPSPIFQKVFEDYQGPVCPAWVDLLWVRLLRRWSLGGGKGKESFLVYLGPPCPSPTPSLDWLLKSWFDLGERALSARPEIEESLGLACFLALRQARSKVILTDGFQEGRTLTGGKLLGASVRLARWLRRAVPEPRVGLVLPHGIGAAVANLACLLAGKTPVNLNFTAGRTMNAVAIRNSGLRTILTAEAIRAKLADFPWTDRTVDLRSLLSGFSRLSFLRDLLVSAYAPARLAIRMADIPTRGGDREATLLFTSGTAGDPKGVALSHRNLLANVSQIEAILGQIRIERLLACLPVFHSFGATATLWWPLMGGPHAVTYVTPTEADKLAQLIDAHQVDLLITAPTFLRTLLRKAAPDQLRSLRLVIVGSEKLPQALAADFQAKFGTPVCEGYGLTEASPVISTNLMDLRYPTGTAAYSGRNRPGTVGRMAPGISLRIRHPDTGADLPLVERGILCFRGANIFAGYLDDPVRTASALSEGWLVSGDVGRLDETGFLQIEGRISRFSKLAGEMVPHGTVEEEILRAFGPELGEGLEVAVVGIPHGKRGEELVLLSTRPLVASTIRRKLTAQGLSALWSPRKVIVRPEIPKTPLGKVDFRKIREIALSEGE
- a CDS encoding glycoside hydrolase family 3 protein, which gives rise to MSDSFIDGGRFLILGIPGTEVDSATRELVQAIHPSGFIFFSRNIRSPEQFRALVDELRGLLPFRPFLAMDQEGGRVSRLRQIGIEPPSARDLRERGDLSLIQRHGTLTGQLLRLFGLNWNLAPVLDLGIDDEADNSLRNRCYGRTPDEVARFAAAFVEGMHAEGVLSCGKHFPGYTFVQVDPHETLPILDRTLLQLESEEWKPFRELLPACDSLMVGHVRCPSLDPSGAPSSLSPAVVDGVLRQRWRYSGLIVTDDLDMGAIANQHALPDAAELALRAGNDLLLVCHRPQLGWEVAERLSRLPDSIRAPAEGRIEALRERLADPLPFSFEQFVHVDIQVGRLRADALSPERASLPTLNDAKRSPVETF